Genomic window (Jeotgalibaca ciconiae):
ACAAAACAATAAGGAGCATAACTATGTTAAAAATTTCAAAGAAAAAATATGAATATCTAGAAAAACTATCGGATTCGAACAAGCGTATCAATGCGTTGGCAATCGACCAACGCGGCTCACTGAAAAAAATGATTGCGGACAATAGTTCGCAAGAGGTGGGGGACGAGGGAATTCTTAATTTTAAAATCGAGATTTCCCAAGGGTTGACCCCTTATGCTTCGTCGATCCTGCTGGATCCGGAATATGGCCTTCCAGCCGCGGAAGCACGCGCTACAGATGCTGGGCTGATCGTCGCCTATGAAAAGACGGGCTACGATGCAACGGAAGTGGGACGCCTGCCGGACTTGTTACCAAATTGGTCTGCCAAACGCATCAAGGAACTGGGCGCTGATGCTGTGAAAATCCTACTCTACTACGATGTGGATGAGAGTGACGACATCAATGACCAGAAACATGCCTTCGTGGAACGCGTCGGATCCGAATGCATGGCAGAAGACATTCCTTTCTTCCTGGAGATCGTGACTTATGATGCCACTGACGATGACGTAAAATCTGCAAAATACGCTCAAGTAAAACCGCATAAAGTGAATGAATCAATGCGTATCTTCTCCGAAGAACGCTACGGCGTGGATGTACTGAAGATGGAAGTGCCGGTCAACATGAATTATGTGGAAGGATTTACGGAGGGAGAGACCGTATATTCTCGTGAGGAAGCCTTGCGACACTTCCAAGACCAATCGGAAGCAACGCATCTGCCGTTCATTTTCCTGAGCGCTGGCGTATCCGCTCAGTTGTTCCAAGATACTGTCCGCTTTGCGAGGGAAGCCGGTTCCACCTTTAATGGTGTGTTATGCGGCCGTGCAACCTGGAAGGATTCCGTGGCGATCTATGCACGCGATGGAAAAGAAGCTGTGCAAGAATGGTTAGAAACGGAAGGACGCAACAACATTGAAGAACTAAACCAAGCGGTGGCCGAATCTGCCCATCCTTGGACAGATAAAGTCACAATCAAATAACAAAAAGTCCCAGATTTTCTTAATAATGGAAAGTTAAGAAAATCTGGGACTTTTTAATCATAAATTGTCAATTTAAACAAAAGTTTACAAATTGAATAGTGTCTCAAGCGAAGTTCATTTATGTTTAAAAATTGTCAATTTGGCAAAATAAAAAACAAATGATTTTAAACGTATTATATTAAAATGTTTATTTTTAAACTAAAAATGCAATAAATAATGTTATATAAAAGAATGAATCTGATTTTTAAAGTTTTTACTAGTGTTAAATTGCCTAATTTGGGAATTAGAAGAACAATCTTTTTTTATTGAGTTATATTTTAAATAATGAGAGATTGATTAAAAAAACAAGAATTTTATTTCAAATTAATGATAATATACCGTAAATATCTCTAAATTTAAACAATATAACTTCTTGTTAAAAGTTTTTTTCACAAAAAGAGTAGTCGCATAAATGTAAGAGAGGTAGTATAATGTAGTCGTAAGCAAATCCTGGCTTGCCCCTACTTTTTAAACAAGTGTTTAAAAAGTAGGAATAATACAGTAGAGGATGTTTAAATTGTTCAGTTGCAGAAAGCACTTGTTAGGTTCGGACAGACTGAGAATTATTTCTTTCATATGGATCCTCATTAACAAATTAAATAAAAAGTTCATCTTTATGATCCCCTGACAAAATCAACGTACTACCTACCATATGATAGAGTAAGGATCTGAAAAGTTAGTCAAATAAAAAGAGCAGCTACTCTGAAATAGGGTAGCTGCTTTCGTATTTATTTTATATTAATGCGGTTGAGACAGGTTCACAAGTGATTTTGCTTCTGCAATGGTTTTTGGCAGAATGCTCATTGGATCTTGCATCACTTCGCCATGACCTGTTCCGACATAGGTCGGGTTTAATGTTAAGAAATCCTCGACTACATGAATGCTCTGTTCTAAATCCCAATTTAAGCGGGCTGGTTTTGGAAATGCATCACGATGCACACCACAAATTGCAGCTCCTCCTAATGTTTGCAAGACGTCACCAACTAATAAATAACGAAGTGTTGGATGGAAGAAACAAATATGACCAGGTGTATGTCCTGGAGTAAATAGAACTTCCAGCTCTCCAACCTTATCTCCACTTTTGAGTAACAAATCTGGCGTGAAAGGAAGTGAATCAGGAATCCCTTCTTTCAATGGTACTTGTTTATCAGAAGGCAGCAACTCTTTTTTCAAAATAAGTTGATACTCCCGTTCTGGGAAATAAACAGGTGCATTTGGAAAAGCTTTTTGAAATTGTGGAAAACCATCCAAATGATCATCATGACTATGCGTAATTGCAATTGCCTTTAGAGGAAGCCCAGAAGTTTGAATAAATTCAATTACTTCTTCAATTTGATCTGATGCAACCGTTGTATCTATCAGTATAAAACCATCGTTTTCTTTTACTAAAAATAAGTTATTTTCTTTTTCAATCGTAATTTGTATGACGTTTTCAAAGGATTCCATTTGAAGCATTCATTCACGACCTCTCTATTATTAGTTATTAAGAAACAATAATACAACTATGGTAAATAAAGTGTCAAACAAAAACCCTTGGAAAGATTTTACACATAAGAAAAGCGGACAAGTCTGCCTTGGCCTATGAAAAAATAGGAAATTTGACCCTGAATTGTCAGGAGACTTCACGCTTCAGCGGGTTAGTCGAATGATATGCGTTAGCGAGCAGCGAAGCGCGAAATGGGGCAAATTTATCTTTTTTTCACTAGGTCAGGACTTGGGAGCTAGACATTGATGGCTGAACTTATAATCCCCTAGTCTATGAAAAAACATCCTCAATTGAGGATGTTAGAGTTTTTCCTTAATAGACTTGTAGCCTTTTTATAGCAAGCTTTATACAGTCCCGAGAAGAATTGAACTTCC
Coding sequences:
- the lacD gene encoding tagatose-bisphosphate aldolase; this translates as MTMLKISKKKYEYLEKLSDSNKRINALAIDQRGSLKKMIADNSSQEVGDEGILNFKIEISQGLTPYASSILLDPEYGLPAAEARATDAGLIVAYEKTGYDATEVGRLPDLLPNWSAKRIKELGADAVKILLYYDVDESDDINDQKHAFVERVGSECMAEDIPFFLEIVTYDATDDDVKSAKYAQVKPHKVNESMRIFSEERYGVDVLKMEVPVNMNYVEGFTEGETVYSREEALRHFQDQSEATHLPFIFLSAGVSAQLFQDTVRFAREAGSTFNGVLCGRATWKDSVAIYARDGKEAVQEWLETEGRNNIEELNQAVAESAHPWTDKVTIK
- a CDS encoding MBL fold metallo-hydrolase, with translation MLQMESFENVIQITIEKENNLFLVKENDGFILIDTTVASDQIEEVIEFIQTSGLPLKAIAITHSHDDHLDGFPQFQKAFPNAPVYFPEREYQLILKKELLPSDKQVPLKEGIPDSLPFTPDLLLKSGDKVGELEVLFTPGHTPGHICFFHPTLRYLLVGDVLQTLGGAAICGVHRDAFPKPARLNWDLEQSIHVVEDFLTLNPTYVGTGHGEVMQDPMSILPKTIAEAKSLVNLSQPH